In one Nitrosarchaeum sp. genomic region, the following are encoded:
- a CDS encoding chromosome segregation protein SMC, which produces MESTGNIQQFTNSQIIEKIQYFIDTNKGDVGRLYHILEHFKQNKPLYQSDKNYLESKLNVSFEIIDEKKPTDNPVLSKIQLLINAETGDPGRLQHIYDMIYQNKPLYHSDQVYLENKLNVQNPPENNLVTKFEYSKNRHSAKKETVFETKPPAKPQVQKLRGSMPKDWSPPEKNSNELTGIYEKIKTEEELLAEKKKEHDQLQLQRSKLSQIILNRKDYEKQVLLEKTLLESQIKEEHLSIQNQTKLSEQILSQKAELEKVKSERNELMKKISVDKEKIAKDLEFQKKQLLQTKLEQEEIEKQIKDEQIQLAKMAEEQKSNLLKQSKIAREINEKQGYLEKTKKEYEEIVSQVNLEKSKLVECEKLKKLIATQEKDLIKAQKERLKINQIISKEKETIAKKTKEEQAKLKQQSVLAKQLASEKKKLEKIKQERKKVEEKIKKSKTRASSKKSKAKSANSEPKIAKAENMDSA; this is translated from the coding sequence TTGGAAAGCACTGGCAATATCCAACAATTCACAAATTCCCAAATCATTGAAAAAATTCAATATTTTATAGACACCAATAAAGGTGATGTGGGAAGGCTCTATCACATTTTAGAACATTTCAAACAAAACAAACCCCTTTACCAATCTGACAAAAATTATTTGGAAAGCAAGCTTAATGTATCTTTTGAAATAATTGATGAGAAAAAACCAACCGACAATCCTGTCCTCTCAAAGATTCAATTGCTGATAAACGCTGAAACAGGCGACCCTGGAAGATTGCAGCACATCTATGACATGATATATCAAAACAAACCACTTTATCATTCTGACCAAGTATACCTTGAAAACAAACTCAACGTACAGAATCCCCCTGAGAATAATCTAGTTACAAAATTTGAATATTCTAAAAACCGTCATTCTGCAAAAAAAGAGACAGTTTTTGAGACAAAGCCTCCTGCAAAGCCTCAAGTTCAAAAACTTCGAGGCTCAATGCCAAAGGACTGGTCTCCTCCAGAAAAAAATTCAAACGAGTTGACTGGAATATATGAGAAAATAAAAACAGAAGAAGAATTGCTTGCAGAAAAGAAAAAAGAACACGATCAACTCCAATTGCAACGCTCAAAACTATCTCAGATTATCTTAAACAGAAAAGATTATGAAAAACAGGTCTTACTTGAAAAAACTCTGCTTGAATCTCAAATAAAAGAAGAACATCTCAGCATTCAAAATCAGACAAAACTATCTGAGCAAATTCTTTCACAGAAAGCAGAACTAGAAAAAGTAAAATCTGAAAGAAATGAATTGATGAAGAAAATCTCAGTTGATAAAGAAAAGATAGCAAAAGATTTAGAGTTTCAAAAGAAACAACTCCTCCAGACAAAACTAGAGCAAGAAGAGATTGAAAAGCAGATAAAAGATGAGCAGATTCAGCTTGCTAAAATGGCTGAAGAACAAAAATCAAACCTGCTCAAACAATCCAAAATAGCACGTGAAATAAATGAAAAGCAAGGATATTTGGAAAAAACCAAAAAAGAATATGAAGAAATCGTATCTCAGGTAAACCTTGAAAAAAGCAAACTAGTTGAATGTGAAAAACTAAAAAAACTAATTGCCACTCAGGAAAAAGATCTGATAAAAGCACAAAAAGAACGACTAAAGATAAACCAGATAATATCAAAAGAAAAAGAAACCATTGCCAAAAAAACAAAAGAGGAACAGGCAAAACTAAAGCAGCAAAGCGTCCTTGCAAAACAGCTAGCGTCTGAAAAAAAGAAGCTGGAAAAAATAAAACAAGAACGCAAAAAAGTTGAAGAAAAGATCAAAAAATCAAAAACAAGAGCATCTAGTAAAAAATCAAAGGCAAAATCTGCCAATTCTGAGCCTAAAATAGCAAAAGCTGAAAATATGGATTCTGCCTAG
- a CDS encoding bifunctional nuclease domain-containing protein, translated as MEIDQAQEPDYESVKIDYVGFVDPYAVEGMLVLKGDDDKEFHMRAFSGEVARHISSFVDSSAESVPSVYKMIEEICEENELILVKVKIYESGEVLRANLYFTGKKDLVLRNYRASDAMALGALYNIPILVRKNLLKEHMEA; from the coding sequence ATGGAAATTGATCAAGCACAAGAACCAGATTATGAATCAGTAAAAATCGACTATGTTGGATTTGTAGATCCTTATGCAGTTGAAGGAATGCTTGTCCTCAAAGGCGATGATGACAAAGAGTTTCACATGAGAGCATTTTCTGGCGAGGTTGCAAGACACATATCCAGTTTTGTTGACAGCTCTGCTGAATCAGTTCCGTCAGTTTACAAAATGATAGAGGAGATTTGCGAAGAAAATGAACTGATACTAGTCAAGGTAAAAATTTATGAAAGCGGTGAAGTGTTGCGCGCAAATCTATACTTTACTGGAAAAAAGGATCTTGTGCTGCGAAATTATCGTGCATCTGATGCCATGGCATTAGGAGCTCTGTATAACATTCCAATTCTAGTACGCAAAAATCTGCTAAAAGAACACATGGAAGCATAA
- a CDS encoding nuclear transport factor 2 family protein, producing MSHIELIKKFYDAFKNKDTEKYPLFCNEKIEWITMDGMPNGGKYVGLEAIFGDYFPGMLKNFSEFHAVAEQFLDAVDNVIVIGRYQGISKKGNKFDVPFSHVYQIKDNKITQFRQFTDTKKIQDSLV from the coding sequence ATGTCACACATTGAGCTGATAAAAAAATTCTATGACGCTTTTAAAAATAAAGACACTGAAAAGTACCCTCTGTTTTGTAATGAAAAAATAGAATGGATAACAATGGATGGGATGCCAAACGGCGGAAAATATGTCGGATTAGAAGCAATCTTTGGAGATTATTTTCCTGGTATGCTGAAAAATTTTTCAGAATTTCATGCAGTTGCTGAACAGTTTTTGGATGCTGTTGATAACGTTATAGTCATTGGAAGGTATCAAGGCATCTCAAAAAAAGGCAACAAGTTTGATGTTCCCTTTTCACACGTTTACCAGATAAAAGACAACAAAATTACTCAATTCAGACAATTCACTGACACAAAGAAGATTCAAGATTCTCTTGTTTGA
- a CDS encoding PEFG-CTERM sorting domain-containing protein, which translates to MSFSSAAFAASYDINMPTGSASPDAPFFWQNEKSGLATGDIDISVGDTVVWQNADTAKHTITSGTVEDGPDGIFGGSNFISPGQSYKFTFTQTGQFPYYCLIHPWMTGTVFVTDGTKIINQVGKTVGDGSTTFNVEYLSDRLLTVSAIDEDQKSITFEIIGNAKSDDGTLKIKLHSDLIDGPFVIFIDGKKITDFDDTNEDDISTVTVVLPNDAKLLTIIGTSVVPEFGVMSIVILAVATTIIMFASQKSGFKIKL; encoded by the coding sequence GTGTCTTTTAGTAGTGCAGCATTTGCGGCAAGTTATGACATCAACATGCCGACTGGCTCTGCAAGTCCTGACGCCCCATTTTTTTGGCAAAATGAAAAATCTGGATTAGCTACTGGTGACATTGATATCTCTGTTGGAGATACTGTTGTATGGCAAAACGCAGATACTGCAAAACATACCATTACATCTGGAACTGTCGAGGACGGGCCTGATGGCATCTTTGGTGGCTCAAATTTTATCTCGCCTGGGCAATCATACAAATTTACTTTTACACAAACCGGTCAATTCCCGTACTATTGTCTGATTCATCCTTGGATGACTGGAACAGTCTTTGTCACAGATGGGACCAAAATAATTAACCAAGTCGGAAAGACAGTAGGTGATGGCTCTACGACATTTAACGTGGAGTATCTTTCTGACAGACTTCTTACTGTGAGTGCAATTGACGAGGACCAAAAATCAATCACGTTTGAGATAATTGGAAACGCTAAATCCGACGATGGAACATTGAAAATTAAATTACATTCTGATCTAATTGATGGTCCGTTTGTAATTTTTATTGACGGAAAAAAGATCACCGACTTTGATGATACAAATGAAGATGACATCTCCACGGTAACTGTTGTGCTGCCAAATGATGCAAAATTGCTCACAATAATAGGAACGTCTGTTGTACCTGAATTTGGAGTCATGTCAATTGTAATACTTGCAGTTGCTACCACGATTATCATGTTTGCAAGCCAAAAATCTGGATTTAAAATAAAACTCTGA
- a CDS encoding cation:proton antiporter, whose protein sequence is MQIEHLLLTLVLSLALARILGELFRRMKQPSLVGELLAGVILGPSLLAILSPDDSMTILANVAVFFLIFMAGLELNLSEIRKSTKPAFLLAIVGFTIPFVSGYYTSLFFGLGQIQSLFVGLLLSITAIPVSSMILMEFGILKSKIGTTVITAALINDIMAMIVFSLILIYPTGTQTSFDYYEVGLMGAKITIFFAVLAAVVFVMKKTNITSQRVEPFIEKLKTKEASVGILLSLGISIALFAHYFNLHFIIGAFFAGLIFGSKFWGEKIHHHNSKLISGITFGFFAPLFFVFIGLEFDLMSLTDSAPLFLALFSVAVASKIVGGFLAARITRFSNNESVAIGCLMNGRGMVEMAIASIGYSLGLIDTALFSVVIAIGFLTTIITPVIAKPFIYRTLSKHGQDSEIKHQISEPKKNFSSHNITYRKFHNLIDKMYFEKFLGHKTN, encoded by the coding sequence TTGCAAATAGAACATTTGCTTTTAACACTTGTACTTTCTCTAGCGTTAGCTCGAATACTAGGGGAATTATTCCGTCGGATGAAACAACCCTCCCTTGTTGGAGAATTGCTGGCAGGAGTAATTTTAGGACCATCTCTTTTGGCAATTCTTTCACCTGATGATTCCATGACAATTCTCGCAAATGTTGCCGTGTTTTTCTTGATATTCATGGCAGGTCTTGAATTGAATCTAAGTGAAATTCGAAAATCAACTAAACCTGCGTTTTTACTTGCCATTGTTGGATTTACCATCCCATTTGTGTCTGGATATTATACAAGTCTATTTTTTGGTCTAGGACAAATACAATCACTTTTTGTAGGTTTACTGTTATCAATTACAGCAATTCCAGTAAGCTCGATGATACTTATGGAATTTGGAATCTTGAAGAGTAAAATTGGAACAACGGTGATCACTGCAGCTCTAATCAACGACATCATGGCAATGATTGTGTTTTCTTTAATTCTCATTTATCCAACAGGCACACAGACTTCATTTGATTATTATGAAGTAGGGTTAATGGGTGCAAAAATTACTATCTTTTTTGCAGTGCTTGCAGCAGTAGTTTTTGTCATGAAAAAGACCAACATTACTTCTCAAAGAGTTGAGCCATTTATTGAAAAACTAAAAACAAAAGAAGCAAGTGTTGGAATTCTTTTATCGCTTGGAATTTCAATTGCATTGTTTGCGCATTACTTTAATCTTCATTTTATTATTGGTGCATTTTTTGCTGGATTAATTTTTGGCAGTAAATTTTGGGGAGAAAAGATACACCATCATAATTCTAAATTAATCTCTGGAATTACCTTTGGCTTTTTTGCGCCTCTTTTCTTTGTCTTCATAGGTTTAGAGTTTGATCTTATGTCACTAACAGATTCTGCGCCACTCTTTCTTGCGTTATTTTCTGTGGCAGTTGCATCAAAAATTGTCGGCGGATTTCTTGCAGCAAGAATTACAAGATTTTCAAATAACGAAAGCGTTGCCATAGGCTGTCTTATGAATGGAAGAGGAATGGTAGAGATGGCTATTGCGTCAATTGGGTATTCCTTAGGACTAATTGATACAGCGTTGTTTTCAGTTGTAATTGCAATAGGTTTTCTTACTACAATAATTACTCCGGTAATTGCTAAACCATTTATCTACAGAACATTATCTAAACATGGACAAGATTCAGAAATAAAACATCAGATATCTGAACCAAAGAAAAATTTCTCATCTCACAACATAACTTATCGTAAATTTCATAATCTTATAGATAAAATGTATTTTGAAAAATTTTTAGGTCATAAAACAAACTGA
- a CDS encoding DUF5615 family PIN-like protein has protein sequence MSKPIKILIDEMDDGWDDKLRKLGYDAYSVKKLRSDGLKLRTDYSVINYAKENGMILITRDTESGQACEENDLPFILLDNEEIFKIVVEKLKNI, from the coding sequence ATGTCAAAACCAATTAAGATTTTAATTGACGAGATGGATGACGGTTGGGACGACAAGCTGCGCAAGTTGGGCTATGACGCGTACAGCGTAAAGAAGCTTCGCAGTGACGGCCTAAAACTGCGTACCGATTATTCTGTGATAAATTATGCAAAAGAAAACGGCATGATCCTAATTACACGCGATACTGAAAGCGGTCAAGCATGTGAAGAAAATGATTTGCCGTTCATACTACTTGACAATGAAGAGATTTTCAAGATAGTAGTTGAGAAATTAAAAAATATTTGA
- a CDS encoding DUF6659 family protein, producing the protein MVAKKQNLLKIVESMINLDPKMRFAAIIDQKGNIREAIMKSGKTSLKTQKEEEHFCKQVAQRRKMRQEFNRTLGKVRYVHVEREKVTQMVTYTRRNIVYFTMEPEMPTNTKIRIITKIKKITAHL; encoded by the coding sequence ATGGTTGCTAAAAAACAAAATCTGCTAAAAATCGTTGAATCAATGATTAACTTGGATCCAAAAATGCGATTTGCTGCAATCATTGATCAAAAGGGAAACATCAGAGAAGCAATAATGAAGAGTGGAAAGACCTCACTAAAAACCCAAAAAGAAGAGGAGCATTTTTGCAAACAGGTTGCTCAAAGAAGAAAGATGAGGCAGGAATTTAATCGAACTTTGGGAAAGGTTCGATACGTTCACGTTGAAAGAGAAAAAGTAACACAGATGGTAACTTACACCAGAAGAAATATCGTATATTTTACAATGGAGCCTGAAATGCCAACTAACACTAAAATCCGAATCATCACAAAAATCAAAAAAATCACAGCTCATCTTTAA